One genomic region from Microcystis panniformis FACHB-1757 encodes:
- a CDS encoding type II toxin-antitoxin system RelE/ParE family toxin: MNFVLLRSNIFIRNARKIVKKQAFLVQNIQETLALLSVDPFQPRLRTHKLKGELKDSYACSLGYNLRIVFKFVEYEQKQAILLESIGTHDEVY, translated from the coding sequence GTGAATTTTGTTTTATTACGCTCGAATATATTTATTAGAAATGCTCGAAAAATTGTGAAAAAACAGGCTTTTTTAGTTCAAAATATCCAAGAAACTTTAGCTTTATTATCCGTAGATCCATTTCAACCTCGATTAAGAACACACAAATTAAAAGGGGAGCTTAAAGACTCTTACGCTTGTAGTTTGGGCTATAATTTAAGAATTGTCTTTAAATTCGTTGAATATGAGCAGAAACAGGCAATTCTTTTAGAGTCAATTGGGACTCACGATGAAGTTTATTAG
- the rpe gene encoding ribulose-phosphate 3-epimerase — protein MTQNGSSKSIVVSPSILSADFSKLGADIEAVDKAGADWIHVDVMDGRFVPNITIGPLIVSAIRPYTKKPLDVHLMIVEPEKYVADFAKAGADIISVHAEHNASPHLHRTLCQIRELGKQAGVVLNPSTPLDLIEYVLHLCDLVLIMSVNPGFGGQSFIPEVVPKIRQLRQICDEKGLDPWIEVDGGLKPANTWQVLEAGANAIVAGSAVFNAPDYAAAIEGIRNSKRPQPQLATV, from the coding sequence ATGACCCAAAACGGAAGCTCGAAGTCGATCGTAGTCTCTCCCTCGATCCTATCGGCGGATTTTAGTAAATTAGGAGCCGATATCGAGGCTGTGGATAAGGCAGGAGCCGATTGGATTCACGTTGATGTGATGGATGGTCGTTTTGTCCCGAATATCACCATTGGACCCCTGATTGTCTCCGCTATTCGTCCCTATACGAAAAAACCTTTAGATGTGCATTTAATGATCGTGGAACCGGAAAAATATGTGGCTGACTTTGCGAAAGCGGGTGCTGACATTATTTCTGTTCACGCTGAACATAATGCTTCTCCCCACCTCCATCGTACTCTTTGCCAAATCCGCGAACTCGGTAAACAAGCGGGTGTGGTATTAAATCCCTCCACTCCCTTAGATTTAATCGAATATGTGCTGCATTTGTGCGATTTAGTCCTAATTATGAGCGTTAACCCCGGTTTTGGTGGCCAGAGTTTTATCCCGGAAGTTGTCCCCAAAATCCGTCAATTACGTCAAATCTGCGATGAAAAAGGCTTGGATCCCTGGATTGAAGTGGATGGCGGCTTAAAACCGGCTAATACTTGGCAAGTTCTCGAAGCGGGCGCTAATGCGATTGTAGCAGGTTCGGCGGTATTTAATGCCCCCGATTACGCGGCGGCGATCGAAGGTATCCGTAACAGCAAACGTCCCCAACCTCAATTAGCCACCGTTTAA
- the hisN gene encoding histidinol-phosphatase: protein MNIDRTIQLAHQLADASGEIIRRYFRQPDLETETKLDQVSSIVTIADQEAEEAMVAIIRRELPEDGVIREEGANIPSQSGRYWVLDPIDGTSSFVKGLPIFGTLIGLVAENQPILGIVDQPILGDRWLGVKGKASLYNNQMIVNPYRQDRELVLKNACLVSTTPLMFITERQQAIARQLQSVCKRTAFGGDCYNYMMLATGCTAMPMVILESDLKYYDFCALIPIIEGAGGIISDWSGNPLKADSSEVLAVSNSGLWRQVLEQISRVG from the coding sequence ATGAATATCGATCGCACTATCCAACTAGCTCATCAATTAGCGGACGCTTCTGGAGAGATTATCCGGCGCTATTTTCGGCAGCCTGATCTAGAAACCGAGACAAAACTCGATCAAGTTTCCTCAATAGTAACAATCGCCGATCAAGAAGCTGAGGAGGCAATGGTGGCAATTATTCGGCGAGAATTGCCTGAAGATGGGGTTATTAGGGAAGAAGGAGCCAATATTCCCTCCCAAAGTGGTCGTTATTGGGTATTGGATCCGATCGATGGCACATCCTCTTTTGTCAAGGGATTACCGATTTTTGGGACTTTAATCGGCCTAGTGGCAGAAAATCAACCGATTTTAGGAATTGTCGATCAACCGATTTTAGGCGATCGCTGGTTAGGAGTGAAGGGAAAAGCGAGTCTTTATAATAACCAGATGATTGTTAATCCCTACCGTCAAGATCGGGAACTTGTCTTAAAAAATGCCTGTTTAGTCTCCACCACTCCCTTAATGTTTATCACAGAACGACAACAAGCGATCGCTCGTCAGCTGCAAAGCGTCTGTAAACGTACCGCTTTTGGGGGTGATTGCTATAACTATATGATGTTAGCCACTGGCTGCACTGCCATGCCGATGGTAATCCTAGAATCAGACCTAAAATACTACGATTTTTGTGCTTTAATCCCGATTATTGAAGGTGCGGGCGGAATAATTAGCGATTGGTCAGGTAATCCCCTAAAAGCTGATTCTAGCGAAGTTTTAGCCGTCTCTAATTCCGGTTTATGGCGGCAGGTTTTAGAACAAATCAGCAGAGTGGGTTAG
- the hypF gene encoding carbamoyltransferase HypF, which translates to MISPLNYQSEQRLALIVRGAVQGVGFRPFVYRLATELNLTGWVSNTAAGVFIEVEGNRDKLETFLTRLSLEKPPQSLIENIETQWLNPVGYQNFSIRQSSGGEKNTIVLPDLATCPDCLADIFDPNNRRYRYPFTNCTNCGPRYSIIESLPYDRSATTMRGFNQCPECQREYENPLDRRFHAQPNACPRCGPQISLLDSQGTVLAEKDQALIATARAIEQGKIMAIKGLGGFHLVVDARNTEAVQKLRQRKQRPDKPFAVMYPNLDLVKNHGYVSSLESQLLQSPAAAIVLIKQRKNYLSAAVSPGNPYLGVMLPYTPLHHLLLAELGFPIVATSGNLADEPICIDEKEALEKLVTIADLFLVHNRPILRPVDDSIIREMAGKAMILRRARGYAPFPVKVNEGDFPPIMAVGSYFKNTVAIYQKNQVFISQHIGDLDTVNAVNHFENILDSLKKLYEFAPEVIACDAHPEYLATKYAYSLNLPVIPIQHHYAHVLSCMAEHQLQPPVLGVAWDGTGYGLDGTIWGGEFIHIAADSWERVAHFKPWPLPGGEKAIKEPRRVALGLLEVMENTDRIKSAFSEQEWSIFRQMLTKKINCPLTSSVGRLFDGVAAILGLCYQLSFEGQAAMQLEFALDGIKTEEYYNFSLSADSPIVIDWNQLILGVVEDLEKQVQIGIIAAKFHNSLSEIIVEIAQKIGREKILLTGGCFQNRYLTERTINRLQASGFQPYWQQTVPTNDGGISLGQIIGAFSQLKQF; encoded by the coding sequence ATGATTTCCCCGTTAAATTATCAATCCGAGCAGCGATTAGCTTTAATTGTGCGCGGAGCAGTACAAGGGGTCGGTTTTCGTCCTTTTGTGTATCGATTAGCAACGGAATTAAACCTAACTGGTTGGGTGAGTAATACAGCAGCGGGAGTTTTTATTGAAGTCGAGGGCAATCGAGACAAACTAGAAACTTTTTTGACTCGATTATCTTTAGAAAAACCACCTCAATCCCTAATTGAAAATATTGAGACTCAATGGTTAAATCCCGTCGGATATCAAAACTTTAGCATACGCCAGAGTAGCGGTGGTGAAAAAAATACAATTGTTCTGCCGGATTTAGCCACTTGTCCCGATTGTTTAGCCGATATTTTTGACCCGAATAATCGTCGTTATCGCTATCCTTTTACTAACTGCACTAACTGCGGTCCTCGCTACAGTATTATCGAGAGTTTGCCCTATGATCGCAGTGCCACAACTATGAGGGGTTTTAATCAGTGTCCCGAATGTCAAAGGGAATACGAAAACCCTCTGGATCGCCGTTTTCATGCCCAACCGAATGCCTGTCCTCGTTGCGGACCCCAAATTAGTCTTTTAGATAGTCAAGGAACTGTATTAGCGGAAAAAGATCAAGCTTTAATCGCTACTGCTAGAGCAATTGAACAGGGAAAAATTATGGCGATCAAAGGATTAGGAGGATTTCACCTAGTCGTCGATGCAAGAAATACGGAAGCAGTGCAAAAATTGCGACAACGTAAACAGCGACCGGATAAACCTTTTGCCGTGATGTATCCTAATCTTGACTTAGTGAAAAACCACGGTTATGTATCTTCTTTAGAATCGCAATTATTGCAGTCTCCTGCAGCGGCAATTGTCCTGATTAAACAGCGAAAAAATTATCTTTCTGCTGCCGTTTCTCCGGGTAATCCCTATCTAGGAGTCATGTTACCCTATACTCCCCTACATCATCTTTTATTAGCAGAATTAGGCTTTCCGATTGTGGCAACCAGTGGTAATCTAGCCGATGAACCTATCTGTATCGACGAAAAAGAAGCTTTAGAAAAATTGGTAACTATCGCCGATTTATTTCTAGTTCATAATCGTCCCATCCTTCGACCAGTGGATGACTCTATTATCAGGGAAATGGCGGGAAAAGCGATGATTTTGCGCCGTGCGCGGGGATATGCTCCCTTTCCAGTTAAAGTTAATGAGGGAGATTTTCCCCCGATTATGGCCGTGGGAAGTTATTTTAAAAATACCGTGGCTATCTACCAAAAAAATCAAGTTTTTATTAGTCAACATATAGGCGATTTAGATACGGTTAATGCCGTCAATCATTTTGAAAATATCCTCGATAGTTTAAAAAAATTATACGAGTTTGCACCCGAAGTTATTGCCTGTGATGCTCATCCTGAATATCTAGCAACCAAGTACGCTTATAGTTTAAATTTACCCGTTATTCCCATTCAACACCATTACGCTCACGTTTTATCCTGCATGGCAGAACATCAGCTACAACCTCCGGTTTTAGGGGTTGCTTGGGATGGAACAGGATACGGTTTAGATGGCACAATTTGGGGGGGAGAGTTTATCCATATTGCTGCCGATTCTTGGGAGCGAGTCGCCCATTTTAAACCCTGGCCATTACCCGGAGGAGAAAAAGCGATTAAAGAACCCAGACGAGTGGCTTTAGGATTACTAGAAGTTATGGAAAATACTGATAGGATAAAATCAGCTTTTAGTGAACAGGAATGGTCGATTTTTAGGCAAATGTTAACAAAAAAAATTAATTGTCCTTTAACTTCTAGTGTCGGGCGTTTGTTTGATGGTGTGGCCGCGATTCTAGGTTTATGTTATCAATTAAGTTTTGAGGGACAGGCAGCAATGCAGTTAGAATTTGCCCTTGATGGCATTAAAACGGAGGAATATTATAATTTTTCTTTATCAGCTGACTCACCCATAGTTATTGATTGGAATCAGCTAATTTTAGGAGTTGTTGAGGATTTAGAAAAACAAGTACAAATCGGCATAATTGCCGCTAAATTTCATAATAGTTTAAGTGAGATTATTGTAGAAATTGCTCAGAAAATAGGTAGAGAAAAAATTCTCCTGACGGGAGGCTGTTTTCAAAATCGTTATCTGACGGAAAGAACAATTAATCGCCTACAAGCTTCAGGATTTCAACCCTACTGGCAGCAAACTGTTCCCACTAATGATGGTGGTATTAGCCTTGGTCAAATTATCGGGGCTTTTTCTCAACTTAAACAGTTCTAG
- a CDS encoding diflavin flavoprotein, whose product MNNAIVKPRDVQVAPIAVDTFVFRSRTWDRLKFEIEYGLQKGTTANSYLIKGEKVALFDPPGESFSAIFLEALTKRIDPKTIDYIILGHVNPNRAVTLKALLEIAPQVTFVCSNPGAISLKKILETEALNLLVVKGEEILNLGANHQLEFIPTPNPRFPDQLCTYDSKTDILYTDKLFGAHVCGDQIFDEGWSVYNEDRRYYFDCLMAPYASQISNALEKLAAKSPLFYAVGHGPLVRYGMHELTLSYQQWLAVQKSQELTIALIYASAYGNTATLAQAIAMGITKAAVAVTAINAESAEPEEIKTAIEKSVGFIFGSPTLGGHAPTPIQTALGITLSNGDKSKLVGVFGSYGWSGEAIDLLEGKFRDGGYRFGFEPIRVKFKPTEAILKTCEEAGTDFAQAVKKARKSRQPKTNVNQSQSDRRSQALGRLVGSLCIVTCELGELRGAMLASWVSQATFTPPGLTIAVAKERAIESLLYSGTPFVLNILQEGQHLALMKHFLKPFSPGEDRFANIETTKAENGGPILAEALAYLECRVEQRMECGDHWLLYAIAEKGRVLHQGLTAIHHRKSGSYY is encoded by the coding sequence ATGAATAATGCAATTGTCAAACCGAGAGATGTACAAGTAGCACCGATTGCCGTCGATACTTTTGTCTTTCGTTCCCGCACTTGGGACCGGTTAAAATTCGAGATCGAATATGGATTACAAAAGGGAACCACCGCCAATAGTTATCTGATTAAAGGTGAAAAGGTCGCTCTTTTTGATCCACCGGGGGAATCATTTTCGGCCATATTTTTAGAGGCTTTAACTAAAAGAATCGATCCGAAAACTATTGATTATATTATCCTCGGTCACGTTAACCCCAATCGTGCCGTCACCCTCAAGGCACTTTTAGAAATCGCGCCTCAAGTCACTTTTGTTTGTTCTAATCCGGGGGCAATTTCCCTGAAAAAAATTCTCGAAACCGAAGCATTAAATCTGTTGGTTGTCAAGGGGGAAGAAATATTAAATTTAGGAGCAAACCATCAATTAGAATTTATCCCCACTCCTAACCCCAGATTTCCCGATCAACTCTGTACTTACGATAGCAAAACCGATATTCTCTACACCGATAAATTATTCGGAGCGCACGTTTGTGGCGACCAAATTTTTGATGAGGGTTGGAGCGTTTATAACGAAGATCGGCGTTATTATTTTGATTGTCTCATGGCTCCCTATGCCAGCCAAATTAGCAACGCTTTGGAGAAATTAGCCGCTAAATCGCCCTTATTTTATGCCGTTGGTCACGGTCCTCTGGTGCGTTACGGGATGCACGAATTGACCCTTTCCTATCAACAATGGTTAGCAGTACAAAAGTCCCAAGAGTTGACAATCGCCCTGATTTATGCTAGTGCCTACGGCAACACCGCCACCCTCGCTCAAGCGATCGCCATGGGGATCACGAAAGCGGCAGTAGCAGTGACGGCGATTAATGCCGAGTCCGCTGAACCAGAAGAGATCAAAACGGCGATCGAAAAAAGTGTCGGTTTTATCTTTGGTTCCCCCACTTTGGGAGGACACGCACCGACTCCCATCCAAACCGCCTTGGGGATTACCCTGTCCAATGGCGATAAAAGCAAGCTGGTGGGGGTTTTTGGCTCCTACGGTTGGAGTGGTGAAGCGATCGATCTTTTGGAAGGTAAATTCCGGGATGGCGGTTATCGCTTCGGTTTTGAGCCAATTCGGGTTAAATTTAAACCCACGGAGGCAATTTTAAAGACCTGTGAGGAAGCGGGAACCGATTTCGCTCAAGCAGTCAAAAAAGCTCGCAAAAGCAGACAACCGAAAACTAATGTTAACCAATCCCAAAGCGATCGGCGATCGCAAGCCCTGGGCCGTTTGGTGGGTTCTCTCTGTATCGTCACCTGCGAATTGGGGGAATTGCGCGGCGCCATGTTAGCCTCTTGGGTGTCGCAAGCGACGTTCACCCCCCCCGGATTGACTATTGCCGTGGCGAAAGAACGAGCGATCGAGTCTCTGCTTTATAGCGGTACGCCTTTTGTCCTTAATATCCTCCAAGAAGGTCAACATTTGGCTTTAATGAAGCATTTTCTTAAACCTTTTTCCCCCGGAGAAGATCGTTTTGCTAATATCGAAACCACTAAAGCTGAGAACGGTGGGCCGATTTTGGCCGAAGCGCTCGCTTATCTGGAATGTCGGGTAGAACAACGAATGGAGTGCGGTGATCATTGGCTGCTTTATGCGATCGCAGAAAAAGGCAGGGTTTTACACCAGGGTTTAACCGCCATCCATCATCGCAAATCTGGCAGTTATTATTAA
- the tnpA gene encoding IS200/IS605 family transposase — MSSQLRRERNSVSDLKIHLVCVTKYRSKVFTGKSLTLVEKSFREVAGKMNFQILEFNGESNHIHALIEYPPKLSISVMVNSLKGVSSRRYGQAGYPKPHGKDALWSPSYFVSSVGGAPLEVLKCYIENQEKPS, encoded by the coding sequence ATGTCAAGTCAGTTGCGAAGAGAAAGAAACTCTGTTTCCGATTTAAAGATACACTTGGTCTGTGTGACAAAATACAGAAGTAAGGTTTTTACTGGTAAAAGTCTGACTTTAGTTGAAAAGTCTTTTAGGGAAGTTGCGGGAAAAATGAATTTTCAGATATTGGAATTTAACGGGGAGTCTAATCATATACACGCATTGATTGAATACCCGCCAAAACTATCTATTTCCGTAATGGTCAATTCTTTAAAGGGAGTCTCTAGTCGTAGGTATGGACAAGCTGGTTATCCTAAACCGCACGGGAAAGACGCTCTTTGGTCGCCCAGTTATTTTGTATCTTCTGTAGGAGGTGCGCCACTGGAAGTTCTTAAGTGCTACATTGAAAATCAGGAAAAGCCGTCGTAA
- a CDS encoding DUF3368 domain-containing protein produces MRCSLLIKAKQLGKIAAVKPYIETMQQQGIYYSQKFIENLG; encoded by the coding sequence GTGAGATGCTCCCTTTTAATTAAAGCAAAACAGTTGGGAAAGATCGCTGCAGTCAAACCTTACATAGAAACGATGCAACAACAAGGCATATACTACAGCCAGAAATTTATCGAAAATTTGGGTTAA